The proteins below come from a single Roseiflexus sp. RS-1 genomic window:
- a CDS encoding fumarylacetoacetate hydrolase family protein encodes MRLVTYRDSESVHLGALRGDEVVSLADVAPDMLSLIDAGPAGLEAARAAVERGAGVPLSAVTLLAPIPRPRQNVICLGMNYVAHTIESYRARGREPKMPEYPVFFTKAAHTVCGPDDDIPLDPKVTNELDYEVELAFIIGKAGMNVPRDEAMEYVFGYTIVNDISARDLQSRHQQFFKGKSLYRACPMGPCIVTTDEIPNPAGLGIRLRLNGETRQDSHTGDLIFDIPAIIEHLSLGMPLEPGMIVATGTPAGVGLGRTPPEYMRPGDVMEAEIDSIGILRNRIVGVA; translated from the coding sequence ATGCGTCTGGTGACCTACCGCGATAGCGAGAGCGTTCACCTGGGTGCATTACGCGGCGACGAGGTCGTGTCGCTTGCCGATGTAGCGCCCGATATGCTGAGTCTGATCGATGCCGGTCCTGCCGGGTTGGAAGCTGCGCGCGCAGCAGTGGAACGCGGTGCAGGCGTACCGCTGAGCGCTGTCACCCTCCTTGCCCCCATCCCGCGTCCGCGGCAGAATGTCATCTGTCTGGGCATGAACTACGTCGCGCACACCATCGAGTCGTACCGCGCACGCGGGCGAGAGCCGAAAATGCCGGAGTACCCGGTTTTCTTCACCAAAGCGGCGCACACCGTGTGTGGACCAGACGACGATATTCCGCTCGATCCGAAAGTGACAAACGAACTGGATTACGAAGTCGAACTGGCATTCATCATCGGTAAAGCCGGGATGAACGTCCCGCGCGATGAGGCAATGGAGTACGTCTTCGGATACACGATCGTCAACGACATTTCGGCGCGTGATCTGCAAAGCCGGCATCAGCAGTTCTTCAAAGGCAAGAGTCTCTATCGCGCCTGCCCGATGGGACCGTGCATCGTGACGACCGATGAGATCCCTAACCCTGCCGGACTCGGCATACGACTGCGGTTGAACGGAGAGACACGCCAGGACTCGCACACCGGAGACCTGATTTTCGATATTCCGGCGATCATCGAGCATCTGTCACTCGGTATGCCGCTGGAACCGGGCATGATCGTTGCAACCGGCACCCCCGCCGGTGTCGGACTCGGTCGCACACCGCCGGAGTACATGCGCCCTGGCGATGTGATGGAAGCAGAGATCGATTCGATCGGCATCCTGCGCAATCGGATTGTTGGCGTCGCATAG
- the sucC gene encoding ADP-forming succinate--CoA ligase subunit beta: protein MKLHEYQARDILARYGIPVTGGGVATTPAEARTIAEQIGGRVVVKAQVFVGGRGKAGGVKLADTPEQAEQVASQILGMNIKGLTVEKVLVAEAITYEREIYLGAIMDRASRRIVMMASAEGGVEIEEVARTNPEAIVKVAAHPMMGLLDFQARDLAYGIGLTDGRQARQFAQIATALYRAYMDVDASLAEINPLVVRADGSLQALDSKIVLDDSGLFRHPDLEAMRDSSDEPEAEQRAREAGITYIKLDGNIGCMVNGAGLAMATMDVVKLYGGEPANFLDIGGGAGKEKVKTALQIILSDPNVKAVMFNIFGGITRVDEVAKGIIAALEEVNTDVPMIARLVGTNEEEGRRILAESALIPAATLAEAAEKAVQAAQSR from the coding sequence ATGAAGCTGCACGAGTATCAGGCACGCGACATCCTGGCGCGCTACGGCATACCGGTGACCGGTGGCGGTGTCGCCACAACACCGGCGGAAGCGCGCACAATTGCGGAGCAGATTGGCGGTCGGGTGGTTGTCAAAGCGCAGGTATTTGTAGGAGGGCGCGGCAAGGCGGGCGGCGTCAAACTCGCCGATACCCCGGAACAGGCGGAACAGGTCGCCAGCCAGATCCTGGGTATGAACATCAAAGGATTGACCGTTGAGAAAGTGCTGGTTGCCGAAGCCATCACCTACGAGCGCGAGATCTATCTGGGCGCGATTATGGATCGCGCCTCACGACGAATTGTGATGATGGCATCAGCTGAAGGCGGTGTTGAAATCGAAGAAGTCGCCAGGACCAACCCGGAAGCGATCGTCAAAGTGGCGGCGCACCCGATGATGGGGTTGCTCGACTTTCAGGCGCGCGACCTTGCGTATGGCATTGGATTGACTGACGGCAGGCAGGCGCGCCAGTTTGCTCAGATTGCGACGGCGCTCTACCGTGCCTACATGGATGTCGATGCGTCTCTGGCGGAGATCAACCCGCTGGTTGTGCGCGCCGACGGTTCGCTTCAGGCGCTCGACTCGAAGATTGTGCTGGACGATAGCGGGTTGTTTCGCCATCCCGATCTCGAAGCGATGCGCGACTCGTCGGATGAACCGGAAGCCGAGCAGCGCGCCCGCGAGGCTGGCATTACCTACATCAAACTCGACGGCAATATCGGCTGCATGGTGAACGGCGCCGGTCTGGCGATGGCGACGATGGATGTGGTCAAACTGTATGGCGGTGAACCCGCCAACTTCCTCGACATCGGCGGCGGCGCAGGCAAAGAGAAGGTCAAAACCGCCCTCCAGATCATCCTCTCCGATCCGAACGTCAAAGCGGTGATGTTCAACATCTTCGGCGGTATCACCCGTGTCGATGAAGTGGCAAAAGGCATTATCGCCGCCCTCGAAGAAGTCAACACCGACGTTCCCATGATTGCACGACTGGTCGGCACGAACGAGGAAGAAGGTCGGCGCATTCTGGCAGAATCGGCGCTGATACCGGCTGCGACGCTGGCGGAAGCGGCGGAGAAGGCGGTTCAGGCGGCGCAATCACGGTAA
- a CDS encoding thiamine diphosphokinase: protein MYVVIVANAPSLSLDPYRSLITDADVVIAADGGANALVEAHLRPSLVIGDLDSLDDARLAALAADGVELRRFPREKDETDLELALLHAAAIGAERIDVLGALGGRWDHTFANVAMLAMPELCGRQVRLIDERQRLFLVRDQATLDGSPGDTLSLLPLTPVVHGITTRGLFYALHDATLHFERARGVSNILIDPPGFVSLREGLLLVVQHDDRGALQWNVGR, encoded by the coding sequence ATGTATGTGGTGATTGTCGCCAATGCTCCGTCATTATCGCTCGATCCCTACCGTTCGCTGATCACCGATGCTGATGTGGTGATTGCCGCCGATGGCGGTGCAAACGCGCTGGTAGAAGCACACCTTCGCCCATCGCTGGTGATCGGCGATCTCGACTCGCTCGACGATGCGCGGCTGGCAGCGCTGGCGGCGGACGGCGTCGAACTGCGCCGCTTCCCGCGCGAAAAGGACGAGACCGACCTGGAACTGGCGTTGCTGCACGCTGCTGCCATCGGTGCAGAGCGGATCGACGTTCTCGGTGCCCTTGGCGGGCGCTGGGACCATACCTTCGCCAATGTCGCCATGCTGGCAATGCCAGAACTGTGCGGGCGACAGGTGCGCCTGATCGACGAGCGGCAACGCCTCTTCCTGGTGCGCGATCAGGCGACGCTCGACGGTTCCCCCGGCGACACCCTCTCGCTCCTGCCACTAACGCCAGTGGTACACGGGATCACAACACGCGGTTTGTTCTACGCGCTCCACGATGCGACACTGCACTTCGAACGCGCGCGTGGCGTCAGCAACATCTTGATCGATCCGCCCGGATTTGTTTCACTGCGCGAAGGACTGCTCCTGGTCGTGCAGCACGATGATCGCGGCGCATTGCAGTGGAACGTCGGGCGTTGA
- a CDS encoding FFLEELY motif protein, translated as MPHRAPYRVALQALQSDRLRRDYADLASEPQYRLVGEFFFTELYGPRDFSARDAQARRLHLLVQGFPGVVIRDVEQVLELLDLTNRLDEEVVEQLIAIGAPLDFDMETYERAYRLADNYADRVRQIELVRQSLYNVARLTRNPLMGIALDRTRGLADMLGMSDIHRFLRVGYKAVLPVRDMPRFIETIAVREMNRLDRIYADQLKHTKK; from the coding sequence ATGCCACACCGTGCACCGTATCGGGTTGCGCTTCAGGCATTGCAATCCGACCGACTCCGCCGCGATTACGCGGATCTCGCCTCCGAACCGCAGTATCGGTTGGTTGGCGAGTTCTTTTTTACCGAACTGTACGGTCCACGCGATTTCAGTGCGCGCGATGCGCAGGCGCGCCGTCTTCACCTGCTCGTCCAGGGTTTCCCTGGTGTGGTTATTCGTGATGTCGAGCAGGTGCTCGAACTGCTCGACCTGACAAACCGCCTGGACGAAGAGGTTGTTGAGCAGTTGATCGCCATCGGGGCGCCGCTGGATTTCGATATGGAGACGTATGAACGCGCCTATCGTCTGGCGGACAATTATGCTGATCGGGTCCGCCAGATCGAGCTGGTGCGCCAGTCGCTCTACAACGTCGCGCGCCTGACGCGCAACCCACTGATGGGCATCGCGCTAGACCGCACGCGCGGGCTTGCAGATATGCTGGGCATGAGCGACATTCACCGGTTCCTTCGCGTTGGCTACAAGGCGGTCTTGCCGGTACGCGATATGCCGCGCTTCATCGAGACAATCGCCGTGCGTGAGATGAACCGGCTTGATCGGATCTATGCCGATCAGTTGAAGCACACAAAGAAATAG
- the gmd gene encoding GDP-mannose 4,6-dehydratase — MARKRALITGITGQDGSYLAEFLLEQGYDVIGMIRRSSTVNFERIRHIQDRVTLTPGDLLDEVSLIHMLREHRPTEVYNLAAQSFVQTSFSQPVFTGEVTALGVTRLLDAIRIVDPDIRFYQASSSEMFGKVVETPQRETTPFYPRSPYGVAKVYGHWITVNYRESYGMHASSGILFNHESPRRGLEFVTRKISHGVARIALGLDRELRLGNLDAQRDWGYAGDYVRAMWLMLQQDQPGDYVVATGQTHSVRRFCELAFAYAGLDYRDYVVVDERFFRPAEVDLLVGDPSRAREKLGWKPEVSFEQLVEMMVEADLRMLRSLKE; from the coding sequence ATGGCGCGTAAGCGTGCTCTCATTACCGGCATCACCGGGCAAGACGGGTCGTACCTGGCGGAGTTCCTGCTCGAACAGGGGTACGACGTCATTGGCATGATCCGGCGTTCCAGCACGGTCAACTTCGAGCGCATCCGACATATCCAGGATCGGGTGACACTGACTCCGGGCGATCTGCTCGATGAAGTCTCGCTCATCCATATGCTGCGCGAGCATCGCCCCACCGAAGTCTACAACCTGGCTGCCCAGAGTTTTGTCCAGACATCATTCTCACAACCGGTCTTTACCGGTGAAGTGACGGCGCTCGGGGTCACGCGCCTGCTCGATGCTATTCGGATTGTCGATCCTGACATACGCTTCTACCAGGCCAGTTCTTCCGAGATGTTCGGTAAAGTCGTCGAGACGCCGCAGCGTGAGACAACGCCGTTCTACCCGCGTTCGCCGTATGGTGTCGCGAAGGTCTACGGGCACTGGATCACGGTCAACTACCGCGAAAGTTATGGCATGCACGCCAGCAGCGGCATTCTGTTCAACCACGAATCGCCGCGTCGCGGTCTCGAATTCGTGACGCGCAAAATCTCGCATGGCGTCGCACGTATCGCCCTCGGTCTCGACCGGGAACTGCGCCTGGGCAACCTTGATGCGCAGCGCGACTGGGGATACGCTGGCGATTATGTGCGCGCTATGTGGTTGATGCTCCAGCAGGATCAACCCGGCGATTACGTTGTGGCGACCGGACAGACGCACTCGGTGCGGCGGTTCTGTGAACTGGCGTTCGCGTATGCGGGGTTGGATTATCGCGATTATGTTGTCGTCGATGAGCGGTTTTTCCGTCCCGCCGAGGTCGATCTGCTGGTCGGCGACCCATCCCGCGCCCGCGAGAAACTGGGATGGAAGCCGGAAGTCTCCTTCGAGCAACTGGTTGAGATGATGGTCGAGGCTGACCTCCGCATGTTGCGCAGCTTGAAGGAATAG
- a CDS encoding ASCH domain-containing protein, translating to MATHLAILREPYLSRILMGVKTIESRFLRMRTAPYGRVAVDDRLLLKRSGGPITATARVAKVALYDNLTPARVAALIDQHAAGLCLDDDVLDRVQHSRYAVLIWLSDVAPIEHPPILNKRDRRAWVVLES from the coding sequence ATGGCGACCCATCTCGCCATCCTGCGCGAACCCTACCTGAGCCGCATTCTGATGGGTGTCAAGACCATCGAGTCGCGGTTTTTGCGAATGCGCACCGCTCCGTATGGTCGTGTCGCTGTTGACGATCGGTTGCTTCTGAAGCGTTCCGGTGGACCGATTACAGCGACTGCGCGGGTGGCGAAGGTGGCGCTCTACGATAACCTGACGCCAGCGCGCGTCGCGGCACTGATCGATCAGCATGCCGCCGGACTGTGCCTGGATGACGATGTGCTTGACCGGGTGCAGCACAGTCGCTATGCCGTGCTCATCTGGTTGAGCGACGTTGCGCCGATTGAGCATCCGCCGATCCTGAACAAGCGTGATCGCCGCGCCTGGGTGGTGCTCGAAAGTTGA
- a CDS encoding PspC domain-containing protein gives MMETRPLRRIRSERIFGGVAAGVARAMNIDPVFVRLGFLFLALLNGFGTLLYLAMWILVPAEDSQEIDPRAQIRENIADIRAVIEEYVARVRSMFAA, from the coding sequence ATGATGGAAACTCGACCACTTCGACGCATACGCAGTGAGCGCATTTTCGGCGGCGTCGCCGCCGGTGTGGCGCGCGCGATGAACATCGATCCGGTGTTTGTACGTCTGGGTTTTCTGTTTCTCGCACTGCTGAACGGGTTTGGCACGCTATTGTACCTGGCAATGTGGATCCTTGTGCCAGCCGAGGATAGTCAGGAGATCGACCCCAGAGCGCAGATCCGTGAAAATATCGCCGATATACGCGCGGTCATTGAGGAATATGTGGCGCGGGTGCGGAGCATGTTCGCGGCGTAA
- a CDS encoding DUF262 domain-containing protein, giving the protein MSVINFNTANMTLRQLLGNGLTYHVPLFQRDYSWTQDEWEDLWQDILNTLNGTEPAHYMGYLVLQTQDQKRFNIIDGQQRLTTLSLLALAVLKCLDDLARRNIQPEDNRRRAEQLRNSFIGYLDPVTLVPQTKLTLNRNNDAFYRDRLVPLQPLPQRGLRSSEHLLRRGFEWFYGKITDEYATRQDGALLAKFLSDVADKLFFTVITVNDELNAFKVFETLNARGVRLSPTDLLKNYLFSVIYQSGAHETEIEALERRWNRMIDQLGSESFPAFLRTHWNSRERLVRESELFKVIRSVTPDRGQVFDLVRRMEVDAPVYAALANPEDRLWTDPQRRYVRELRMFSVRQPWSLLLAAYRVFDEGDFTSILRAVSIVSFRYNVIGNMLTHEQERVYNDIAQRISNGELKQSSDVIRALAPVYVDDETFRNAFANKVLRTTSSRNRQVARYILFMLEEQISNNHYDMDNPAYSLEHILPENSSDGWEHFDDESIDEWIYRLGNLTLLETSLNRQAGNKPFAEKKPVYMQSAIQLTREVAEQNENWTVDRLAERQRRMARLATAIWRLPQMDVRPSPT; this is encoded by the coding sequence ATGTCAGTTATTAACTTCAACACCGCCAATATGACGCTGCGGCAGTTGCTGGGAAACGGCCTGACCTACCATGTGCCGCTCTTTCAGCGCGATTATAGCTGGACGCAGGACGAATGGGAAGACCTGTGGCAGGATATTCTCAACACCCTGAATGGCACAGAACCGGCGCACTACATGGGATACCTGGTGCTGCAAACGCAGGATCAGAAGCGTTTCAATATCATCGATGGACAGCAGCGCCTGACAACGTTGAGCCTGCTGGCGCTTGCAGTGCTGAAATGTCTCGATGATCTGGCGCGACGCAACATTCAGCCGGAGGATAACCGTCGTCGTGCAGAACAGTTGAGGAACAGTTTCATCGGCTATCTTGACCCGGTTACGCTCGTTCCGCAGACTAAATTGACGCTCAATCGGAACAACGATGCATTCTACCGTGATCGACTGGTTCCTCTACAACCATTGCCACAACGTGGATTACGCTCGTCGGAGCATCTATTGCGGCGAGGTTTTGAGTGGTTCTACGGGAAGATCACTGATGAATATGCTACACGGCAAGATGGTGCTCTTCTGGCAAAGTTTTTGAGCGATGTAGCCGACAAACTTTTCTTCACAGTTATCACTGTCAATGATGAACTCAACGCCTTCAAGGTTTTTGAAACACTCAATGCACGTGGTGTTCGCCTCTCACCCACCGATCTTCTCAAAAACTATCTCTTTTCAGTGATCTACCAGAGTGGAGCGCACGAAACGGAGATAGAAGCACTGGAACGGCGCTGGAACCGAATGATCGACCAACTGGGAAGTGAGAGCTTTCCTGCCTTTTTACGAACGCACTGGAACAGTCGTGAGCGTCTCGTGCGCGAGTCAGAACTCTTCAAAGTCATTCGCTCGGTAACGCCGGATAGGGGTCAGGTGTTTGATCTTGTGCGGCGTATGGAAGTTGACGCACCTGTCTACGCTGCGCTTGCAAACCCGGAAGATCGTCTATGGACTGATCCACAGCGCCGATATGTGCGAGAACTCCGAATGTTCAGTGTTCGCCAGCCATGGTCGCTCCTGCTTGCCGCATATCGCGTGTTCGATGAAGGAGATTTTACCAGCATCCTGCGTGCTGTCAGTATTGTTTCGTTTCGTTACAACGTCATTGGCAATATGTTGACCCATGAGCAGGAGCGAGTATACAACGATATTGCTCAGCGAATAAGCAATGGGGAATTGAAGCAATCTTCCGATGTCATACGCGCTCTCGCACCGGTGTATGTCGATGATGAAACATTCCGTAACGCTTTCGCCAACAAGGTGCTACGAACAACTTCTTCGCGTAATCGACAGGTGGCGCGCTATATTCTTTTTATGCTTGAAGAACAAATATCAAACAATCACTATGATATGGATAATCCTGCATACTCGTTAGAGCACATTTTGCCGGAAAATTCGTCGGATGGGTGGGAACATTTCGACGATGAATCGATTGACGAATGGATCTACCGTCTCGGCAATCTGACCCTGCTGGAAACATCCCTCAACCGCCAGGCAGGAAATAAACCCTTCGCTGAGAAGAAACCGGTGTATATGCAGAGCGCCATTCAGTTAACGCGCGAGGTGGCGGAGCAGAACGAGAACTGGACCGTTGATCGTCTGGCGGAACGTCAGCGGCGGATGGCGCGTCTGGCGACAGCAATCTGGCGGTTGCCGCAGATGGATGTGCGCCCGTCACCGACGTGA
- a CDS encoding FHA domain-containing protein: MSLSATCIHCGAPLSRPGAKFCTRCGKPQETAAPVTSTSAIGASSPDSASQKTQIFTSQGSTSAPPAYATSGEGASQGGAPLSGPLLIVQDVGQTFEVALGQQPLSIGRAPDNDIVITSRFVSGRHARIEPHGIAHQIVDIGSTNGLLFEGKRLPANTPHVLADSDVLRIGDPATGNFVTLTYRNPQAPKVQQAAAVARSYRLDPTDPQITIGREGCEILLDNPQVSRKHAVIDRVNGKHVLRDVGSTNGTFVNGRRITEHTLVKGDIIQIGAFKLVYTGESLDQYDQRGALRIDARNLWREVSRDGKTRMILKDVSLSIAPREFVALVGGSGTGKSTLLNALSGFVQATHGSVLVNGDDYYRNFDAYRAVLGYVPQDDILHRTLPVERALGYAAELRLPADTAPAEIRQRIDRVLDDVEMTPHREKPIENLSGGQRKRVSIGAELLADPSLFFLDEPTSGLDPGLEKKMMYTLRRLADSGRTIILVTHATANINVCDHVAFMSDGRMVFFGPPAEALKFFGVASGDFADIYTRIDGLADPNDPERWAIVQRDLQAEYAAWQHHHQQTSGNSKPTVPTLAELWEMKFRASPQYATYVTGRLAEAPAGPVSGSAGDDGATKRPGVSSLRQFGILVRRYFDLTLQDRRNLAILLLQAPIIGLLLMLVAKADAIVGENAFANEAKKVLFMLATVGVWFGIINAAREITKEAPIYRRERLANLRIGPYVLSKVVVLLLLVILQSAVLLALVGLKVQFPEQGVMLPIQLELFITAVLTSLAGMAMGLAISAFAATPDRAISLVPLALIPQIIFAGVIFSLGDGITVQRVLSWLTISRWAMDAYGTSVNINSLPLQPGMLRLPNPPEEYTFTPTHLLSRWGILLGYMVVCLALTAWQLHQRDRQR, translated from the coding sequence GTGTCACTGTCTGCAACCTGCATCCACTGCGGTGCGCCGTTGAGCCGTCCCGGTGCAAAGTTTTGCACCCGCTGCGGTAAACCGCAGGAGACGGCCGCTCCGGTCACGTCAACATCGGCGATTGGGGCTTCTTCACCTGACAGCGCCTCCCAGAAAACCCAGATATTCACGAGCCAGGGATCGACGTCTGCGCCGCCTGCCTACGCTACGAGCGGCGAAGGCGCATCGCAGGGCGGCGCACCGCTCTCAGGACCGCTCCTGATCGTTCAGGATGTCGGACAAACGTTCGAGGTCGCACTTGGTCAGCAACCGCTCTCCATCGGGCGCGCACCCGATAATGATATTGTCATCACCTCGCGGTTCGTCTCCGGTCGTCACGCGCGGATCGAACCGCATGGCATCGCCCACCAGATCGTCGATATTGGCAGCACCAATGGTTTACTCTTTGAGGGAAAGCGACTTCCCGCCAATACGCCACATGTGCTGGCTGACAGTGATGTCCTGCGGATTGGCGATCCGGCGACCGGTAATTTCGTCACCCTGACCTACCGCAACCCCCAGGCGCCGAAAGTGCAGCAGGCTGCCGCCGTGGCGCGCAGTTACCGCCTCGACCCGACCGACCCGCAGATTACGATTGGTCGTGAAGGATGCGAGATTCTGCTCGACAACCCGCAGGTGTCGCGTAAACATGCGGTCATCGACCGTGTGAACGGAAAACACGTTCTGCGCGATGTGGGGAGCACTAACGGCACGTTCGTCAACGGGCGACGCATTACCGAGCATACACTGGTCAAAGGCGACATCATTCAGATCGGTGCATTCAAACTGGTCTACACCGGTGAAAGCCTCGATCAGTACGACCAGCGCGGCGCGTTGCGCATCGACGCGCGCAACCTGTGGCGCGAAGTGTCGCGCGACGGCAAAACCCGCATGATTCTGAAGGATGTATCGCTTTCGATTGCACCGCGTGAGTTCGTTGCGCTCGTCGGCGGCAGCGGCACCGGCAAGAGCACCCTCCTCAACGCCCTGTCCGGCTTCGTGCAGGCAACCCACGGCAGCGTCCTGGTCAACGGCGACGATTACTACCGCAATTTCGACGCCTACCGCGCGGTGCTTGGCTACGTGCCGCAGGACGACATCCTCCACCGCACGCTGCCAGTCGAACGCGCGCTCGGGTACGCAGCCGAACTCCGCCTGCCCGCCGATACAGCGCCAGCAGAAATCCGTCAGCGCATCGACCGGGTGCTCGACGACGTCGAAATGACGCCGCACCGCGAAAAACCGATTGAAAATCTGTCGGGCGGGCAGCGCAAACGGGTCAGTATTGGCGCCGAACTGCTGGCTGATCCTTCGCTCTTCTTCCTGGACGAACCCACCTCCGGTCTCGACCCCGGTCTCGAAAAGAAGATGATGTACACCCTGCGTCGCCTGGCGGATAGCGGTCGAACGATTATCCTGGTGACCCACGCAACTGCCAATATCAATGTCTGCGACCACGTCGCCTTCATGTCGGACGGGCGCATGGTGTTTTTCGGTCCGCCAGCCGAGGCGCTCAAGTTCTTCGGTGTGGCAAGCGGCGATTTTGCCGACATCTACACCCGCATCGACGGGCTGGCTGACCCGAATGACCCCGAACGGTGGGCGATTGTGCAACGCGACCTCCAGGCGGAGTATGCCGCCTGGCAGCACCATCATCAGCAGACATCAGGCAACAGCAAACCGACGGTTCCGACGCTCGCGGAATTGTGGGAAATGAAGTTCCGCGCCTCGCCGCAGTATGCCACGTATGTGACTGGACGACTGGCGGAGGCGCCGGCGGGTCCAGTTTCCGGCAGCGCCGGGGACGATGGCGCCACCAAACGACCGGGCGTCTCATCACTGCGACAATTTGGCATCCTGGTGCGCCGGTACTTCGACCTGACCCTGCAAGACCGGCGCAATCTGGCGATCCTGCTGCTCCAGGCGCCGATTATCGGTCTTCTGCTGATGCTCGTCGCCAAAGCGGATGCTATCGTTGGCGAGAACGCCTTTGCGAACGAAGCCAAAAAGGTGCTTTTCATGCTGGCAACAGTCGGCGTCTGGTTCGGCATCATCAATGCTGCGCGCGAGATCACCAAAGAAGCGCCGATATACCGGCGTGAACGTCTGGCAAATCTGCGCATCGGTCCGTATGTCCTGTCGAAGGTGGTAGTGCTGCTCCTGCTGGTGATTCTCCAGAGCGCCGTGCTGCTCGCACTGGTCGGCTTGAAGGTGCAATTCCCTGAGCAGGGGGTGATGCTGCCGATCCAGCTGGAACTGTTCATCACCGCTGTATTGACGTCGCTGGCTGGAATGGCGATGGGGCTGGCAATCTCGGCATTCGCGGCAACGCCGGATCGCGCGATTTCGCTGGTGCCGCTGGCGCTCATCCCGCAGATCATTTTTGCTGGGGTCATTTTCAGTCTTGGGGATGGCATCACGGTTCAGCGCGTCCTCTCGTGGTTGACGATCAGCCGCTGGGCGATGGATGCCTATGGCACCTCGGTCAATATCAACAGCCTGCCGCTGCAACCGGGGATGCTGCGCCTGCCCAATCCACCAGAGGAGTACACCTTCACTCCAACCCATCTGCTCTCACGCTGGGGCATCCTCCTGGGCTACATGGTTGTGTGTCTGGCACTCACCGCCTGGCAACTGCACCAGCGCGACCGGCAACGGTAG